One Salvelinus namaycush isolate Seneca chromosome 4, SaNama_1.0, whole genome shotgun sequence genomic window carries:
- the ifit9 gene encoding interferon-induced protein with tetratricopeptide repeats 9 produces the protein MVLFIFPHSASVTTDMEVKLKALECHFTWGIEKADIKDRDSLPEKLLDRIMKFSTSNHATYFNLLAFLSHLEENNVSALEYLHKAESALKNRQDDTELLVTYANFAWVHYHSGNMNDVDAYIGKLENIHKGFTTAIQGSLPSIHGEKAWSFLRLGGLFYKGAKQSFKKALKGEPDNASFNVGYAMVLYRLEGLAIGRKERLAHTEGATQLRKALSLEPDNTEVMVLLALQLQHQSRHESMKLIKEALRLSPDVPHVIRYVAEFFSHEGINETLEVLKKAVKLSPNSSFMHYQIGRCHKHQFNQMSKQRRKGSWVNARQIKEKTELCIHYFSRAVELKPSNVQFRFNLAEAYGENYQLEEAMKIFTNLLKDESLSDSDKQQCYTGFGLFLFYRKKDVDGAVTQFKKAYQIPIKSWNRNKARMRLKQIAYQKRVGETSEIFATEDKKGRNAEEPRRVEVHSSDTDDLTDALGKGMKLK, from the coding sequence ATGGTTCTTTTTATTTTTCCTCATAGCGCTTCTGTCACAACAGATATGGAAGTGAAGCTGAAAGCACTTGAGTGTCACTTTACATGGGGAATAGAAAAGGCTGACATCAAGGACCGGGACAGCCTCCCTGAAAAACTTCTGGATCGCATCATGAAGTTCAGCACTTCGAACCATGCCACATATTTCAACTTACTAGCCTTTCTGAGCCACCTGGAGGAAAACAATGTTAGTGCTCTTGAGTATCTCCACAAGGCTGAGAGTGCATTGAAGAATAGACAGGATGATACAGAGTTACTGGTAACCTATGCTAACTTTGCATGGGTTCACTATCACTCAGGGAACATGAATGATGTGGATGCCTACATTGGAAAGCTGGAAAACATCCATAAGGGTTTTACGACTGCTATTCAAGGCAGTTTACCTTCAATACATGGTGAGAAGGCTTGGAGTTTTCTAAGGCTTGGGGGGCTATTTTACAAGGGGGCAAAGCAGAGCTTTAAGAAAGCTCTTAAGGGAGAACCAGACAATGCATCCTTCAACGTGGGCTATGCCATGGTCCTGTACAGGTTGGAGGGGTTAGCCATTGGTAGAAAAGAGAGGTTGGCGCATACTGAAGGTGCTACTCAGCTAAGGAAAGCCTTATCCTTAGAGCCCGATAACACTGAAGTCATGGTCCTGCTAGCCCTGCAGCTTCAACACCAAAGTAGACATGAATCCATGAAACTCATCAAAGAGGCCCTCAGACTGTCTCCTGACGTGCCTCACGTCATACGTTACGTGGCAGAGTTTTTCAGTCACGAGGGCATCAATGAGACCCTGGAGGTTCTGAAGAAAGCTGTGAAACTGTCTCCAAACTCCTCCTTCATGCATTACCAAATCGGCCGGTGTCACAAACACCAGTTCAACCAGATGTCTAagcagaggaggaaagggagctGGGTCAATGCACGCCAGATAAAAGAGAAGACAGAGCTCTGCATCCATTACTTCTCCAGAGCTGTGGAACTGAAGCCATCCAACGTCCAATTCAGGTTTAACCTAGCTGAGGCTTACGGAGAAAACTACCAGCTGGAGGAGGCGATGAAGATCTTCACCAACCTGCTGAAAGATGAGTCCCTTAGTGACTCAGACAAGCAGCAATGCTACACCGGTTTCGGCCTGTTTCTGTTCTACAGGAAGAAAGACGTGGATGGTGCTGTGACCCAGTTCAAAAAGGCCTACCAGATTCCGATTAAGAGTTGGAACAGGAATAAGGCTAGGATGAGGCTGAAGCAGATCGCTTACCAGAAGAGAGTTGGCGAGACCTCTGAGATTTTCGCCACTGAAGATAAAAAAGGCAGGAATGCTGAAGAGCCAAGGAGAGTCGAGGTGCACTCTTCAGACACAGATGACCTTACAGATGCCCTAGGCAAAGGAATGAAACTGAAATGA